A stretch of Pseudomonas sp. LS.1a DNA encodes these proteins:
- the ung gene encoding uracil-DNA glycosylase, which translates to MTDDDRIKLEPSWKAALRAEFDQPYMHQLREFLRSEYAAGKEIYPPGPLIFNALNSTPLDQVKVVILGQDPYHGPGQAHGLCFSVQPGVATPPSLVNIYKELQRDLNIPIANHGYLQSWAEQGVLLLNTTMTVERANAASHAKKGWEFFTDRVIQVVSEQCPNVVFLLWGSHAQSKQKLIDGTKHLVLKSVHPSPLSAYRGFLGCGHFSRANSFLQQRGLAPINWALPPL; encoded by the coding sequence ATGACTGACGACGATCGCATCAAACTCGAACCCAGCTGGAAGGCCGCCTTGCGCGCCGAATTCGACCAGCCCTACATGCATCAGCTGCGCGAGTTCCTGCGCAGCGAATACGCCGCCGGCAAAGAGATCTACCCGCCAGGGCCGTTGATCTTCAATGCCCTCAACTCGACGCCGCTGGACCAGGTGAAGGTGGTCATCCTCGGCCAGGACCCTTACCACGGGCCGGGCCAGGCCCATGGCCTGTGCTTCTCGGTGCAGCCGGGCGTGGCCACGCCACCGTCGCTGGTCAACATCTACAAGGAGCTGCAGCGCGACCTGAACATCCCGATTGCCAATCATGGCTACCTGCAGAGCTGGGCCGAGCAGGGTGTGCTGTTGCTCAACACGACCATGACCGTGGAGCGCGCCAATGCCGCGTCGCATGCCAAGAAGGGGTGGGAGTTCTTTACCGACCGGGTCATCCAGGTGGTCAGCGAGCAGTGCCCGAACGTGGTGTTCCTGTTGTGGGGCTCGCATGCGCAAAGCAAGCAGAAGCTGATCGACGGGACCAAGCACCTGGTGCTGAAGTCGGTGCATCCGTCGCCGTTGTCGGCTTACCGTGGGTTCCTGGGGTGCGGGCATTTCAGCCGGGCCAACAGTTTCCTCCAGCAGCGCGGGCTGGCGCCGATCAACTGGGCGTTGCCGCCGCTGTGA
- a CDS encoding AbrB family transcriptional regulator, which translates to MPDRWLPLFVATGLVGLAGGFAASKVGWPLPWMVGSLLAIILVRCLTRWQLPEIPNGRKCGQWIIGIGIGLHFTPAVIEQVASHFALIFFGALFTTLSSVISVWLLRRSGEDRATAFFASMPGGSGEMVNLGARNGAVLSQVAAAQSLRVLAVVLCVPALFKFLLGDGVPLNHTGSVNWGWLALIAPLGIAAALLWQRLRQPNPWLFGPLLVAATVSLAGNLQIALPNGASQIGQWLIGSGLACHFNRAFFRRAPWFLGRTLVATALCMAIAGSAAWVLSVMSGLDLRSLTLGMMPGGIAEMSLTAETLQLSVPLVTALQVMRLLFVLFLAEPLFRVWNATPE; encoded by the coding sequence ATGCCTGATCGCTGGTTGCCGTTGTTTGTCGCAACCGGGCTGGTCGGCCTTGCTGGCGGTTTTGCCGCCAGCAAGGTCGGCTGGCCTTTGCCGTGGATGGTCGGCTCGCTGCTGGCGATCATCCTGGTACGCTGCCTGACACGCTGGCAGCTGCCGGAAATCCCCAATGGCCGCAAGTGCGGGCAGTGGATCATCGGCATCGGCATTGGCCTGCACTTCACCCCGGCGGTGATCGAGCAGGTGGCCAGCCATTTCGCACTGATCTTCTTCGGCGCACTGTTCACCACCCTGTCCAGCGTGATCAGCGTATGGCTGCTGCGGCGCAGCGGTGAGGATCGTGCCACTGCGTTCTTCGCCAGCATGCCGGGCGGTTCGGGGGAGATGGTCAACCTTGGCGCGCGCAATGGCGCAGTGCTCAGCCAGGTGGCGGCGGCGCAGAGCCTGCGCGTACTGGCGGTGGTACTGTGCGTGCCGGCGCTGTTCAAGTTCCTGCTGGGTGACGGGGTGCCGTTGAATCACACCGGCAGCGTGAACTGGGGCTGGCTGGCATTGATTGCCCCGCTGGGCATTGCCGCTGCGTTGCTCTGGCAGCGTTTGCGCCAGCCCAACCCGTGGTTGTTCGGGCCATTGCTGGTGGCAGCGACGGTGAGCCTTGCCGGCAACCTGCAGATTGCCCTGCCCAATGGCGCCAGCCAGATCGGCCAGTGGCTGATCGGCAGCGGCCTGGCCTGCCACTTCAACCGGGCGTTCTTCCGCCGCGCCCCCTGGTTCCTTGGGCGTACCCTGGTGGCCACGGCGTTGTGCATGGCGATTGCCGGCAGTGCGGCCTGGGTATTGAGCGTGATGAGCGGGCTGGATTTGCGTTCGCTGACGCTAGGGATGATGCCGGGCGGGATTGCCGAGATGAGCCTGACGGCAGAGACCCTGCAGTTGTCGGTGCCGCTGGTGACGGCACTGCAGGTGATGCGCTTGTTGTTCGTGCTGTTTCTGGCGGAGCCGTTGTTCCGGGTGTGGAATGCAACCCCGGAATGA
- a CDS encoding enoyl-CoA hydratase/isomerase family protein codes for MAIHCEVLTGADGARIGIATLDAPKALNALNLPMIEVLGEQLHAWARDPGIVCVLLRGNGAKAFCAGGDVRALVQACRDHPGSVPPLAAAFFAAEYRLDFALHTYPKPLLCWGHGHVLGGGMGLLQGANVRIVTPSSRLAMPEISIGLYPDVGASWFLARLPGKLGLFLALTGAPINAHDALDLDLADRFLGEHQQDALIEELLQLNWQEQTALQLNSLLKAEQHRACAELPEAQWLPRRQVIDQLLDVADAAAAWRALEGLKHHDDPLLADAGQRLHEGCPLTAHLVWEQIRRARHLSLAQVFQMEYSMSLNCCRHPEFSEGVRARLLDKDNQPRWHWPDVAQVPAAVVEAHFAKVWEGRHPLADLG; via the coding sequence ATGGCCATTCATTGCGAGGTACTCACCGGCGCCGATGGCGCCCGCATCGGCATCGCCACCCTGGATGCGCCCAAGGCGCTCAATGCGCTGAACCTGCCGATGATCGAGGTATTGGGCGAACAGTTGCACGCCTGGGCTCGCGACCCGGGGATCGTCTGCGTACTGCTACGCGGCAACGGTGCCAAGGCCTTCTGCGCCGGCGGCGATGTGCGTGCGCTGGTACAAGCCTGCCGCGACCACCCCGGCAGCGTGCCGCCGCTGGCCGCCGCCTTCTTCGCCGCCGAATACCGCCTGGACTTCGCCCTGCATACCTATCCCAAGCCGCTGCTGTGCTGGGGCCATGGGCATGTGCTGGGCGGTGGCATGGGCCTGCTGCAGGGCGCCAATGTGCGCATCGTCACCCCCAGCAGTCGGCTGGCCATGCCGGAAATCAGCATCGGCCTGTACCCGGACGTGGGCGCCAGCTGGTTCCTTGCCCGCCTGCCGGGCAAGCTGGGGTTGTTCCTCGCTCTGACGGGCGCGCCGATCAATGCCCACGACGCCCTTGACCTGGACCTGGCCGACCGCTTCCTGGGCGAACACCAGCAAGATGCGCTGATCGAGGAACTGCTGCAATTGAACTGGCAGGAACAGACCGCCCTGCAACTGAACAGCCTGCTCAAGGCCGAACAGCACCGCGCCTGCGCCGAGTTGCCTGAAGCCCAGTGGCTGCCGCGACGGCAGGTGATCGATCAGTTGCTTGACGTGGCCGATGCCGCCGCCGCCTGGCGCGCGCTGGAGGGGCTCAAGCACCACGACGACCCGCTGCTGGCAGATGCCGGCCAGCGGTTGCATGAAGGTTGCCCGCTGACCGCCCACCTGGTGTGGGAACAAATTCGCCGGGCACGGCACCTGTCGTTGGCGCAGGTGTTCCAGATGGAATACAGCATGAGCCTGAACTGTTGCCGCCACCCGGAATTCAGCGAAGGTGTGCGGGCGCGCTTGCTGGACAAGGACAACCAGCCGCGCTGGCACTGGCCCGATGTGGCGCAAGTGCCGGCGGCGGTGGTCGAGGCGCATTTTGCCAAGGTGTGGGAGGGGCGGCATCCGCTGGCGGATCTCGGGTAG